Genomic segment of Colletotrichum destructivum chromosome 5, complete sequence:
AGCGTGGTGAAAACCACATCATGTTTCTCCCCAAAAAGACCCAGTAGCTTGTACCTCAATAAACGCCGTTTCCATGCCGAATCAAACGAAGCAAACGCCCTCCTCCAAGCAATCTCATCTCCTCTAAGCGTGGCGATTGGCAGCGTCCTCAAACGCCTCTCTCTGCAtcctctcgagctcctcgaggggGATCTGGCTGTTGGCGAACTTGTTGGCCTTCTTTTCACGACCCTGCATCACGTGTTAGCACTCCGTTGAAGGGTGGAGGCTGTTCCAGAACAGAGGACAGAAAGACGTACCTTTTGCACTTCCTTGTGCTCTGCGGCGGCTTCAAGTACGGCGGGGACGTAGTCTGCGAAGCccagctgctcgagggccttggTGATGTGGTCGCATGCGATGGTCTTCTTGGCTTCCTTCTCCGAGATCTCGTTGGCCTCTGAGGAGATCAGGGTGATAAACTCAACGCAGCACTCTATGAGCAAGTCGCGGGCCTCTTTCGAgaaggcgacgccggcggaggGCGGAAGGATCTCTGTTACGATCTTTTGAACGGTGGCTGGATTGAATGTTAGTCGTCTCGAAAAGAGAAGATGAAATGAGCAGCAGGTCATCGTGGAGACTGAATCTCACGGTCACGCCTCtttggggaaggggggtaCATACCCTTGGGTAAGGACAAGTCATCGTTACCTACAATCATTGTCAGCATTTTAGGTTCCACAGACAGGTTGGATGAATGTTGCGAACTGCGCTGGCGGTCTTGAAATTCCCAGTATGTGTTCGATTTGGTGCCCATCGTGACTGAGATGTGTATGGTGAGGGCGGTACATGATGCAGCCATGGGCTGTCACCAGGTGCCCTT
This window contains:
- a CDS encoding Putative transcription factor CBF/NF-Y/archaeal histone domain, histone-fold; translated protein: MSDHDLAGNDDLSLPKATVQKIVTEILPPSAGVAFSKEARDLLIECCVEFITLISSEANEISEKEAKKTIACDHITKALEQLGFADYVPAVLEAAAEHKEVQKGREKKANKFANSQIPLEELERMQREAFEDAANRHA